The proteins below are encoded in one region of Flavobacterium nackdongense:
- a CDS encoding ATP-binding protein, translating into MSAIRRIKAEMDIYKTKYPILALTGPRQSGKTTFLKTQFSDYQYVNLENIDNRNFALDDPNGFLKQYGNYVIFDEVQRVPHLFSYLQTKVDEDKIMGQYILSGSQNFHLMQNITQSLAGRVAIFKLFPFDIDEMKAADWLNDDYAVTLQRGCYPAIYDRNILSKVFYSNYIQTYVERDLSELILVKDLKQFRNFISLCAARAGQLLNLNSLANECGISQPTAKSWISVLENSYIVYQLQPYFSNFNKRVTKSSKLYFYDTGLLCFLLKITEADSVKLSSLKGNLFENFIVSEYVKKNYHNNLLRDLWFWRDAVGHEVDLIWQETERLNLVEIKASETIMSDMFKGLTYFEKLKPDLIESKTLVHTGLFDQNRTLGKVTSWAAISL; encoded by the coding sequence ATGAGTGCAATTAGAAGGATAAAAGCTGAAATGGATATTTATAAGACTAAGTATCCAATTTTGGCATTAACAGGGCCAAGGCAATCTGGTAAAACTACTTTTTTGAAAACACAGTTTTCCGATTATCAGTATGTCAATTTAGAGAATATAGACAATAGAAATTTTGCTTTAGACGATCCAAACGGCTTTTTGAAGCAATACGGCAACTATGTCATTTTTGACGAAGTACAACGTGTTCCACATTTATTTTCGTATTTGCAAACCAAAGTTGATGAGGACAAAATTATGGGACAATATATTTTGTCTGGTTCTCAAAATTTTCATTTGATGCAGAATATTACTCAAAGTTTAGCAGGAAGAGTGGCCATATTCAAGCTATTTCCTTTTGATATTGATGAAATGAAGGCTGCGGATTGGTTGAATGATGATTATGCAGTTACGCTTCAAAGGGGTTGTTATCCCGCTATTTATGATAGAAATATCCTTTCTAAAGTTTTTTATTCCAATTACATTCAAACCTATGTAGAACGCGATTTGTCGGAACTCATTCTTGTTAAAGATTTAAAGCAATTTCGCAATTTTATTTCACTTTGTGCTGCACGGGCGGGACAATTATTGAATTTAAACTCCTTGGCTAACGAGTGTGGAATTTCGCAACCTACAGCAAAATCCTGGATTTCGGTTTTAGAAAATAGTTATATTGTGTATCAATTGCAACCCTACTTTTCTAACTTTAATAAACGAGTTACAAAGAGTTCGAAATTGTATTTTTATGACACAGGATTATTGTGTTTTTTATTAAAAATAACCGAGGCGGATAGTGTGAAATTAAGTTCGCTAAAAGGAAACTTGTTTGAAAATTTTATCGTTTCGGAATATGTAAAAAAAAACTACCACAATAATTTGCTTCGAGATTTATGGTTTTGGAGAGATGCTGTCGGGCACGAAGTAGATTTAATATGGCAGGAAACTGAACGGTTAAATTTAGTCGAAATCAAAGCGTCAGAAACGATTATGTCGGATATGTTTAAGGGGTTGACCTATTTCGAAAAATTAAAGCCTGATTTAATTGAAAGCAAAACGCTTGTTCATACGGGTTTGTTTGATCAAAATAGAACTTTAGGAAAAGTGACCAGTTGGGCGGCTATAAGTTTGTAG
- a CDS encoding GH3 auxin-responsive promoter family protein yields the protein MPIPVINSLASWVLKQRIHQIELFLKYPNEVQEELLMNLIQSAQNTVIGKQYDYTSINSYTTFAERVPVSTYEELQPLIERTRKGEQNVIWETPIKWFAKSSGTTNAKSKFIPVSPEALEDCHYKAGKDLLCMYLSNNENSEMFLGKSLRLGGSAQIYEDNNTLFGDLSAILIENMPMWADFSSTPNKEISLMSDWETKIPAIINEVKNENVTSFAGVPSWLLVLMNKLLEETGKGNLLELWPNLEVYFHGGVNFEPYREQYQKILPKKDFKYYEIYNASEGFFAIQDLNYSSDLLLMLDYGIFYEFIPMDTFGTPNQKTVRLSEVELFKNYAIIITTNSGLWRYMIGDTVRFTSLSPYKIRVTGRTKHHINVFGEELMVENTDQAIAKACQITKTEMVDYTVAPVFMKDKEKGAHEWIIEFKKNPDDIAHFQKVLDETLQSLNSDYEAKRYNNMTLNPLIINLARPNLFYDWLKEKHKLGGQHKIPRLSNERDYLEQLKNMQLIVH from the coding sequence ATGCCTATACCTGTTATCAATTCGCTTGCTTCTTGGGTTCTTAAACAAAGAATTCATCAAATAGAACTTTTTTTGAAGTACCCGAACGAAGTTCAGGAAGAATTGTTGATGAATTTGATTCAATCAGCTCAAAACACGGTAATAGGAAAACAATACGATTATACTTCTATAAATTCCTATACTACTTTTGCTGAAAGAGTGCCCGTTTCTACCTATGAAGAATTACAGCCATTGATTGAAAGAACAAGGAAGGGCGAACAAAATGTTATTTGGGAAACGCCCATCAAATGGTTTGCCAAATCTAGCGGAACCACCAATGCCAAAAGTAAATTCATCCCCGTAAGCCCTGAAGCCTTAGAAGATTGCCACTACAAAGCAGGCAAAGATTTGCTGTGTATGTATTTGAGCAACAACGAAAATTCAGAAATGTTTTTAGGCAAAAGCCTTCGGCTTGGCGGGAGTGCCCAAATTTATGAAGACAATAATACTTTGTTTGGCGATTTATCGGCCATTTTGATTGAAAATATGCCAATGTGGGCTGATTTTAGCAGCACTCCAAACAAAGAAATTTCATTGATGAGCGACTGGGAAACCAAAATTCCAGCGATTATCAACGAAGTCAAAAATGAAAATGTAACGAGTTTTGCAGGAGTTCCTTCCTGGCTATTGGTTTTAATGAATAAATTATTGGAAGAAACCGGCAAAGGGAATTTACTAGAATTGTGGCCCAATCTCGAAGTTTATTTTCACGGCGGAGTAAATTTTGAACCGTATCGCGAACAATATCAAAAGATTTTACCGAAAAAAGATTTCAAATATTACGAAATATACAATGCTTCCGAAGGATTTTTTGCGATCCAAGATTTGAATTATTCCAGCGATTTACTGTTGATGTTAGATTACGGTATTTTCTACGAATTTATTCCAATGGATACTTTTGGAACACCGAATCAGAAAACGGTTCGATTATCGGAGGTGGAACTTTTTAAAAATTATGCCATTATCATCACCACCAATTCCGGTTTATGGCGCTATATGATTGGTGACACGGTGCGTTTTACTTCCTTGAGTCCTTATAAGATTAGAGTAACAGGAAGAACCAAACATCACATCAATGTTTTTGGCGAAGAATTGATGGTCGAAAATACAGATCAAGCCATTGCCAAAGCCTGTCAAATTACTAAAACCGAAATGGTGGATTATACCGTTGCTCCCGTTTTTATGAAAGACAAAGAAAAAGGCGCTCACGAATGGATTATCGAATTCAAGAAAAACCCAGACGATATTGCTCATTTCCAAAAAGTATTGGACGAAACTTTGCAATCTTTAAATTCGGATTACGAGGCGAAACGTTACAACAATATGACATTGAATCCTTTGATAATTAATCTTGCCAGACCTAATTTATTCTATGATTGGCTGAAAGAAAAACACAAACTAGGCGGTCAACACAAGATTCCGAGATTATCGAACGAACGAGATTATTTGGAACAATTGAAAAATATGCAGCTGATTGTGCATTAA
- a CDS encoding DUF2797 domain-containing protein has protein sequence MTYEGTLTKMQTEFANPIQYYLVFDNSFLNVNQLLDKKLEINFVGYQCLNCGKKKKIFRQGFCYDCFYSSPAVGDWIMKPELSTAHLGIQDRDLVYEEKVQLQPHIVYLALSSEVKVGVTRKTQMPTRWIDQGASQAIAIVEVPNRYLAGITEVALKNHFADKTNWRKMLQNDVEQVDLIAERLKVENLIPAEVQEYFYNEKNDLYEMHFPVLEYPKKINSLSLEKTPNFQGKLMGIKGQYLIFEDGTVFNVRSSEGFVVQINV, from the coding sequence ATGACCTACGAAGGCACGCTTACCAAAATGCAGACCGAGTTTGCAAATCCAATTCAATATTATTTGGTTTTTGACAATAGTTTTTTGAATGTGAATCAATTGCTTGACAAAAAACTTGAAATCAATTTTGTGGGATACCAATGTTTGAATTGTGGCAAAAAGAAGAAAATTTTCCGACAAGGGTTTTGTTACGATTGTTTTTATTCGAGCCCAGCCGTTGGCGATTGGATTATGAAACCCGAATTGAGCACAGCGCATTTGGGAATTCAAGACCGGGATTTGGTCTATGAAGAAAAAGTACAATTGCAACCCCATATTGTGTATTTGGCGTTGTCCAGCGAAGTAAAAGTAGGAGTGACTCGTAAAACTCAAATGCCAACAAGATGGATTGACCAAGGCGCATCTCAAGCGATTGCTATCGTAGAAGTTCCGAATCGGTATCTGGCGGGAATTACGGAGGTGGCGTTGAAAAATCATTTTGCCGATAAAACCAATTGGCGCAAAATGCTTCAAAACGATGTGGAACAAGTCGATTTAATTGCCGAAAGGTTGAAAGTGGAGAATTTAATTCCCGCCGAAGTTCAGGAGTATTTTTACAATGAGAAAAACGATTTATACGAGATGCACTTTCCTGTTTTGGAATATCCTAAAAAAATAAATAGTTTGAGTTTGGAAAAAACGCCGAATTTTCAAGGAAAATTGATGGGAATAAAAGGACAATATTTAATTTTTGAAGACGGAACCGTTTTTAATGTCCGCAGTTCTGAAGGCTTTGTGGTGCAAATTAATGTTTAA
- a CDS encoding SCO family protein: MFKNKSYIGISFIILVFGIYAVPKIVDRFQNGEVVKGDRLDKVSNATTNTGRLEKIGPAPKFELVNQDNLKITNETYKGKVVVLEFFFATCPTICPKMNQSMLQLEQTFFGNPNFGIVSITIDPEHDTAAVLKEHRELLGVKSSNWNFLTGEKKAIFDLANKGFNLYAGENKNVKGGFEHSGLFALIDKNGNIRCRKDDFGNPILYYDGLDKKGVRDIQQDIAILLKE, translated from the coding sequence ATGTTTAAAAACAAATCCTATATCGGAATTTCTTTTATTATCTTGGTTTTTGGAATTTATGCAGTTCCTAAAATTGTAGATCGTTTTCAAAATGGTGAAGTGGTAAAAGGCGATCGATTAGACAAAGTCTCGAATGCAACGACAAATACCGGCCGTTTGGAAAAAATTGGTCCGGCGCCTAAATTTGAATTAGTCAATCAGGATAACCTAAAGATTACAAATGAAACATACAAAGGGAAAGTCGTTGTACTAGAGTTTTTCTTTGCCACTTGCCCCACAATTTGTCCCAAGATGAATCAAAGTATGTTGCAATTAGAGCAGACCTTCTTTGGTAATCCTAATTTTGGAATTGTTTCTATAACCATCGATCCGGAGCACGATACTGCAGCCGTTTTGAAGGAACATCGAGAATTATTAGGAGTAAAATCATCGAACTGGAACTTCCTGACGGGCGAAAAGAAAGCTATTTTTGACTTGGCGAATAAAGGATTTAATCTGTACGCTGGCGAAAACAAAAATGTAAAAGGGGGTTTTGAACACTCGGGCTTGTTTGCACTAATCGACAAAAACGGGAATATTCGGTGCCGAAAAGACGATTTTGGGAATCCAATTTTATATTATGACGGTTTAGACAAAAAAGGAGTTAGAGACATTCAGCAGGATATAGCAATTTTATTAAAAGAATAA
- a CDS encoding GH116 family glycosyl-hydrolase codes for MSDSNKNTCDPNSGCCSPKEVEDTSTENGIQRRDFLKAMGLATGGVLIGFPAFGMSNSKSDYTIPIDKGLSPEWHKSLYERGIAEVYKGKELAYIGMPIGGICTGTVYLGGDGKLWLWDIFNETKEGIVDKTYKNWQGKKEIKPRDGANYIFQVAPEYPFEQGFGIRILQNDTVWNKNLDFKGFEDISFKGQYPMAEISYRDAKLPVNIDLQSFSPFVPLNIDESSYPATIMRFTVTNTSDKKATVELSGWLENAVLNNSENNKDLKLVNTIEKVAGNTTLFCSANTNSEVLKKQSDFGNMALTLYNSGKKSKAEAGIKINSTVLFPENEQNTAEAVHGEQLVGVLSKTVKLKPGKSKVITYIVSWYFPNLVLPQNKNSKGENKGRLYGKRFANAAAVTTAIAKNYDYLYQKTVAWKNCFYDDATLPHWFLNRTFLNTSILATETSFLLEDGRFWGWEGIGCCSGTCTHVWHYAQALGRIFPELEKNLRERTDFAVIDTTSGGIDFRGSLANKYAADGQAGIVLRAYRDYLISENNAAFLEKNWDNIKLSLQYLINLDAEEGGVANGTIFGEQHNTLDAEWYGNVPVITSLYLAALAASVEMAIAIKDTKAEKEYATILEAGKINIEKLFNGEFFIQNEDPKHKKAIGIGSGCYIDQVFGQSWAHQLGLGRLYNKEMINKSLESLWKYNFVPDMGALRDSISPKHNGRPYALAGDAGLVMCTWPLGGKRDDWEKHWQFGYFNEVMTGFEHQLASHYIWEDKLDYGLSLVKAVHERYGATKRNPYNEIECSDHYSRAMASYGAFIAACGFTYNGPKGQLGFTPKVNPENFKAAFTAAEGWGSLQQTRTATSQTNSLKLAYGKLKIQQIEVGLVIGKTPNSLKMSFNDKPLKTSFKNSENKIIVAFEPIEIKENEEIKVTIGL; via the coding sequence ATGAGCGATTCAAATAAAAATACTTGCGATCCCAATTCTGGTTGTTGTTCTCCAAAAGAAGTTGAAGATACTTCAACAGAAAACGGCATTCAAAGAAGAGACTTTTTGAAAGCAATGGGATTAGCCACTGGCGGTGTCCTAATTGGTTTTCCCGCTTTTGGAATGTCAAATTCAAAATCAGATTATACTATTCCAATCGATAAAGGCTTGTCGCCAGAATGGCACAAAAGTCTGTACGAAAGAGGTATTGCAGAAGTTTATAAAGGAAAAGAATTAGCTTATATTGGAATGCCTATTGGCGGCATTTGCACCGGAACAGTGTATCTAGGTGGTGATGGTAAGTTATGGCTTTGGGACATTTTTAATGAAACTAAAGAAGGAATAGTTGATAAAACCTATAAAAATTGGCAAGGCAAAAAAGAAATAAAACCGAGAGATGGTGCCAATTATATTTTTCAAGTGGCTCCCGAATATCCGTTTGAACAAGGATTTGGCATCAGAATACTACAAAATGATACCGTTTGGAATAAAAATTTGGACTTCAAAGGTTTTGAAGATATCAGCTTCAAAGGGCAATATCCAATGGCAGAAATCAGTTATCGCGATGCCAAATTGCCTGTTAACATCGACTTGCAATCTTTCTCCCCATTTGTTCCACTAAACATAGACGAGTCCAGTTATCCCGCCACCATTATGCGTTTTACAGTAACGAATACTAGCGACAAAAAGGCCACTGTCGAACTTTCGGGCTGGTTAGAAAATGCGGTCCTGAATAATTCAGAAAACAACAAAGATTTAAAGTTGGTCAATACTATCGAAAAAGTAGCTGGAAACACTACTTTATTTTGTAGCGCCAATACCAATTCCGAAGTACTAAAAAAACAAAGCGATTTTGGCAATATGGCTTTAACGCTCTACAATTCGGGCAAAAAAAGCAAAGCCGAAGCTGGAATTAAAATCAACAGCACAGTACTTTTTCCAGAAAATGAGCAAAACACTGCCGAAGCTGTTCACGGAGAGCAACTAGTTGGTGTGTTAAGTAAAACCGTGAAGTTGAAACCTGGTAAATCAAAAGTAATTACCTATATTGTTAGTTGGTATTTTCCGAACCTTGTTCTCCCTCAAAATAAAAATTCAAAAGGAGAAAATAAAGGCAGATTGTATGGCAAACGTTTTGCCAATGCGGCAGCCGTAACAACAGCGATTGCCAAAAACTACGACTATTTATACCAAAAAACCGTCGCTTGGAAAAACTGTTTTTATGACGATGCTACTTTGCCACATTGGTTCTTAAACCGAACTTTTTTAAACACTTCCATCCTTGCCACCGAAACGAGTTTCTTGCTAGAAGACGGTCGTTTTTGGGGTTGGGAAGGCATTGGATGTTGTTCTGGAACTTGCACACACGTTTGGCATTATGCACAAGCTTTAGGTCGAATTTTTCCTGAATTAGAAAAGAATTTACGAGAACGAACCGATTTTGCCGTAATCGACACTACCTCTGGAGGCATTGATTTTAGAGGATCGTTGGCCAATAAATATGCCGCCGATGGTCAAGCGGGAATTGTTCTAAGAGCTTATAGGGATTATTTGATTTCTGAAAATAACGCTGCTTTTTTAGAAAAAAATTGGGACAATATCAAACTGTCTTTGCAATATTTAATCAATTTAGATGCCGAAGAAGGTGGCGTTGCCAATGGAACAATTTTTGGCGAACAACACAACACCTTAGATGCCGAATGGTATGGCAATGTACCTGTAATTACTTCTTTATACTTGGCGGCATTAGCGGCTTCGGTAGAAATGGCAATCGCAATTAAAGATACAAAAGCCGAAAAAGAATACGCAACCATACTCGAAGCTGGAAAAATAAACATCGAAAAATTGTTTAATGGCGAATTTTTCATTCAAAATGAAGACCCAAAACACAAAAAAGCAATTGGAATTGGTTCTGGCTGTTATATCGATCAGGTATTTGGACAAAGTTGGGCACATCAACTAGGATTAGGTCGTTTGTACAATAAAGAAATGATTAACAAATCCTTAGAATCATTGTGGAAATATAATTTTGTCCCCGATATGGGAGCATTACGTGATAGTATTTCGCCCAAACATAACGGACGACCTTATGCCTTGGCGGGAGATGCTGGTTTGGTTATGTGTACTTGGCCATTGGGAGGAAAAAGAGATGACTGGGAAAAACATTGGCAGTTTGGCTACTTTAATGAAGTTATGACTGGTTTCGAACATCAGTTGGCAAGCCATTATATCTGGGAAGACAAATTGGATTATGGATTATCACTGGTGAAAGCGGTACACGAGCGCTATGGTGCCACCAAAAGAAATCCTTATAACGAAATAGAATGTAGCGACCATTACTCGAGAGCGATGGCAAGTTATGGTGCTTTTATTGCCGCTTGTGGCTTTACCTACAACGGACCAAAAGGGCAATTAGGCTTTACTCCAAAAGTGAATCCTGAGAATTTCAAAGCCGCTTTTACTGCAGCAGAAGGTTGGGGAAGTTTACAACAAACCAGAACAGCCACTTCTCAAACTAATAGCTTAAAACTAGCTTACGGAAAATTAAAAATTCAACAAATAGAAGTTGGGTTAGTAATAGGAAAAACCCCTAATTCTCTCAAAATGAGCTTTAACGACAAACCTCTAAAAACTTCTTTTAAAAATAGTGAAAACAAAATCATTGTTGCTTTTGAACCTATCGAAATAAAAGAAAATGAGGAAATTAAAGTGACGATAGGGCTCTAA
- the cyoE gene encoding heme o synthase: MSSTSSSISLKSIYVDFKAITKAGLAISVVFSSIAGFLLGVADFQVLDWVVLLKLAIGGYCMVGASNAYNQVIEKDLDALMDRTKNRPVASGRMAPKVAVVVASILTIIGIALLYTINPKTAMFGAISIFFYTSIYTPLKTVTPLSVFVGAIPGAIPFMLGWVAATGNFGIEAGTLFLIQFFWQFPHFWAIGWFLYEDYKKAGFFMLPTGNKDKGTALQIILYTVWLIIASLLPSLGYTGQLFISPVAAVLVFLLGLWMLYYAVKLYQSRTAKSARTLMLVSVSYITLLQFIYIFDKFLR, from the coding sequence TTGAGTAGTACATCTAGTTCCATTTCCCTAAAATCTATATATGTCGATTTCAAGGCCATTACTAAAGCCGGTTTGGCGATTAGTGTTGTTTTTTCTTCGATTGCGGGTTTTTTGCTTGGAGTAGCTGATTTTCAAGTTTTGGATTGGGTGGTTTTGCTCAAGCTAGCCATCGGTGGTTATTGTATGGTAGGCGCATCAAATGCGTACAATCAGGTTATCGAAAAAGACCTTGATGCTTTGATGGACAGGACCAAAAATCGCCCCGTTGCTTCAGGAAGAATGGCGCCCAAAGTGGCTGTAGTTGTGGCCAGTATTCTGACGATTATTGGAATTGCATTATTATACACCATCAACCCTAAAACGGCGATGTTTGGTGCGATTTCGATATTTTTTTATACAAGCATTTACACCCCACTAAAAACAGTGACTCCTTTGTCGGTTTTTGTTGGTGCGATTCCGGGAGCCATTCCGTTTATGTTGGGCTGGGTAGCTGCGACGGGTAATTTTGGCATCGAAGCGGGGACTTTATTTTTGATTCAGTTCTTCTGGCAGTTTCCGCACTTTTGGGCGATAGGTTGGTTTTTGTATGAGGATTATAAAAAAGCAGGTTTCTTTATGTTGCCAACGGGAAACAAAGATAAAGGAACGGCTTTGCAAATTATACTGTATACTGTCTGGCTGATAATCGCTTCACTTTTGCCTTCATTGGGTTATACGGGGCAATTATTTATTTCGCCAGTTGCGGCAGTTTTGGTGTTTTTGCTCGGACTTTGGATGCTGTATTATGCCGTGAAATTGTATCAGTCCAGAACGGCTAAATCGGCTAGAACACTAATGTTAGTAAGTGTTTCTTATATTACACTATTGCAATTTATTTATATATTTGACAAATTTTTAAGATAG
- a CDS encoding DUF420 domain-containing protein, producing the protein MEDKSIEKRFNTFIIVVSILIPVVVAILFGVKLKEFGYNVEPLSFLPPIYATINGVTAVVLVAAVLSIKDGRVALHKKLMTIAISLSIVFLVMYVAYHMTSESTKFGGEGIIRPIYYFILVSHILLSVAVIPLVLISYVRALAEKFDTHKKIAKITFPIWLYVAVTGVVVYLMISPYYVN; encoded by the coding sequence ATGGAAGATAAATCAATCGAAAAAAGATTCAACACGTTTATTATCGTCGTTTCTATTTTAATTCCGGTAGTGGTTGCGATTTTATTTGGCGTTAAATTAAAAGAATTTGGATATAATGTAGAGCCACTTTCGTTTTTGCCGCCTATTTATGCAACGATAAATGGAGTAACCGCTGTTGTTTTGGTCGCTGCAGTTTTGTCTATTAAAGACGGAAGAGTTGCCTTGCATAAAAAACTGATGACGATTGCTATTTCGTTATCAATCGTTTTTTTAGTGATGTATGTGGCCTACCATATGACTTCTGAGTCTACCAAATTTGGAGGCGAAGGTATCATCAGACCGATTTATTATTTCATTTTGGTGTCGCATATTCTCTTGTCTGTTGCGGTTATACCTTTGGTTTTAATATCCTATGTTCGTGCTTTGGCCGAAAAATTTGACACTCATAAAAAAATTGCCAAGATCACTTTTCCTATTTGGCTGTATGTTGCTGTAACCGGAGTTGTAGTTTATTTAATGATTTCACCGTATTATGTCAACTAA
- a CDS encoding cytochrome C oxidase subunit IV family protein, whose protein sequence is MSHEHVSNTKRIWTVFGILSIVTIVEVFLGIVKPPIIHNNSFLGLNLLNWIFIILTGLKAYYIVYAFMHMEGERTSLQYAVIFPLIFLVVYLLFILLTEGHYVFEVFKNSTIKWNF, encoded by the coding sequence ATGTCACACGAACACGTTTCTAACACAAAAAGAATTTGGACGGTATTTGGAATATTGTCAATAGTAACCATCGTAGAGGTGTTTTTAGGGATTGTAAAGCCACCAATTATTCATAACAACAGTTTTTTAGGACTAAACTTGCTAAACTGGATATTCATTATTTTAACTGGGCTAAAAGCCTACTATATTGTTTACGCATTTATGCACATGGAAGGCGAAAGAACCTCTTTGCAATATGCGGTTATTTTTCCTCTAATATTTTTAGTGGTGTATTTGCTTTTCATTTTATTGACTGAAGGGCATTATGTTTTTGAGGTTTTTAAGAATTCGACCATCAAGTGGAATTTTTAA
- a CDS encoding cytochrome c oxidase subunit 3, whose translation MTTIMTAEEHKLRTARSYKLLLLFAMISMIMMFAGLTSAFVVSKSRADWLKDFQLPTAFYFSTAVIIGCSVTFHLAKKAIQKDLQKTTTSWLLATLALGILFVVLQFVGFGQIVASGYYFTGAESSITTTFLYIVTVVHLLHLAGGLLALLIIIFKQLKGRYNASQTLGIELGAMYWHFLDLLWIYLFLFLFFFD comes from the coding sequence ATGACAACGATAATGACCGCTGAAGAGCATAAATTGAGAACCGCAAGATCCTATAAATTGCTGTTGTTGTTCGCCATGATCAGTATGATTATGATGTTTGCTGGACTAACAAGTGCGTTTGTGGTAAGTAAATCCAGAGCCGATTGGTTGAAAGATTTTCAATTACCCACCGCATTTTATTTTAGTACAGCAGTGATAATCGGATGTAGTGTAACTTTTCATTTGGCCAAAAAAGCCATTCAAAAGGACCTGCAAAAAACCACAACCTCTTGGCTATTGGCAACTTTAGCGTTGGGAATTCTATTTGTGGTGTTGCAATTTGTAGGTTTTGGTCAAATTGTAGCAAGTGGCTATTATTTTACTGGAGCCGAAAGTTCGATTACGACTACCTTTTTGTATATCGTTACGGTGGTGCATTTATTGCATCTTGCCGGCGGATTGCTCGCGCTTTTGATTATTATTTTTAAACAATTGAAAGGCAGGTATAATGCATCTCAAACACTTGGTATCGAGCTCGGTGCGATGTATTGGCATTTTCTGGATTTATTGTGGATTTATTTATTTTTATTTTTATTTTTCTTTGATTAA
- a CDS encoding cytochrome c oxidase subunit 3, producing MSTVTTANSGEKVWGGGDNQPMGASYGKLMMWFFILSDALTFSGFLAAYGFSRFKFIETWPLADEVFTHFPFMHGNPQPMLYVAFMTFVLIFSSVTMVLAVDAGHQMKKDKVVIYLFLTIIGGLIFVGSQAWEWKNFIKGEYGAVETKGGSLLQFVDAEGHRVALADFAVTLPEEREQLTRDKGRWFMSEPSLPAYSVAEVQAGFKANPTILIRTEHIDANKKKTILTRAESELRLKDASLVVEGANLTRNEYGSKLFADFFFFITGFHGFHVFSGVVINIIIFFNVLLGTYEKRKSYEMVEKVGLYWHFVDLVWVFVFTVFYLV from the coding sequence ATGAGTACAGTAACAACTGCAAATAGTGGAGAAAAAGTTTGGGGAGGTGGAGACAACCAACCAATGGGAGCTAGCTATGGCAAATTGATGATGTGGTTTTTTATCCTATCGGATGCGTTGACATTTTCGGGATTTCTTGCCGCTTATGGTTTTTCAAGATTTAAATTTATTGAAACTTGGCCTTTAGCCGATGAGGTGTTTACGCACTTTCCGTTTATGCACGGCAATCCTCAACCGATGCTTTATGTAGCATTTATGACCTTTGTTCTGATCTTTTCATCAGTTACTATGGTGCTAGCTGTTGATGCGGGCCATCAAATGAAAAAGGATAAAGTAGTCATTTATCTGTTTTTAACTATTATTGGAGGTTTAATATTCGTTGGTTCACAAGCTTGGGAATGGAAAAACTTCATCAAAGGGGAATATGGTGCTGTTGAAACCAAAGGAGGAAGTTTACTTCAATTTGTAGATGCAGAAGGACATCGAGTGGCACTCGCAGATTTCGCTGTAACCCTGCCGGAAGAAAGAGAACAATTGACTAGAGATAAAGGGAGATGGTTTATGAGCGAACCTAGTTTGCCAGCCTACTCTGTTGCAGAAGTGCAGGCGGGTTTCAAGGCAAATCCTACTATTTTGATAAGAACGGAGCATATTGATGCTAATAAGAAAAAAACGATTCTAACTAGAGCGGAATCAGAACTGCGTTTGAAAGACGCTAGTTTGGTAGTAGAAGGCGCAAATCTGACTAGAAATGAATATGGCAGCAAATTATTTGCTGATTTCTTCTTCTTTATTACAGGTTTTCACGGATTCCACGTGTTTTCTGGGGTAGTTATTAATATCATCATTTTCTTTAATGTGTTACTTGGAACCTATGAGAAAAGAAAAAGTTATGAGATGGTAGAGAAAGTCGGATTGTATTGGCACTTCGTCGATTTAGTTTGGGTATTTGTATTCACCGTTTTCTATCTAGTTTAA